In Thunnus thynnus chromosome 20, fThuThy2.1, whole genome shotgun sequence, a single window of DNA contains:
- the timm23a gene encoding mitochondrial import inner membrane translocase subunit Tim23 has protein sequence MDNNSQGPGGLKAGLGSIFGGGAPEYSNTELAGVPLTGMSPLSPYLNVDPRYLVQDTDEFILPTGANKTRGRFELAFFTIGGSCITGAAFGAVNGLRMGLKETSDMAWSKPRNVQILNMVTRQGASWANTLGSVALLYSAFGVAIEKARGAEDDINTVAAGTLTGMLFKSASGLKGVARGGLAGLALSGAYAVYNNWDHLTGASSSSRLY, from the exons ATGGACAACAACTCACAAGGTCCAGGGGGACTCAAAGCAGGTCTCGGCAGTATCTTTGGAGGTGGAGCACCTGAATACTCCAACACAGAGCTCGCCGGTGTCCcat TGACTGGGATGAGTCCGCTGTCCCCTTACCTCAACGTCGACCCTCGTTACCTGGTTCAG GACACAGATGAGTTCATTCTACCTACAGGTGCCAATAAAACGAGAGGACGGTTTGAACTGGCTTTCTTTACTATTGGAGGCTCCTGTATTACTG GAGCTGCATTTGGAGCTGTTAATGGTCTCAGGATGGGCCTGAAGGAGACCAGCGACATGGCATGGTCCAAACCTCGTAATGTACA gatTCTCAACATGGTGACCAGACAGGGTGCTTCATGGGCCAACACTCTGGGCTCTGTTG CCTTACTATACAGTGCTTTTGGTGTGGCAATAGAGAAAGCCAGAGGAGCAGAAGATGACATCAACACAGTAGCTGCCGGCACGTTAACTGGGATGCTCTTTAAATCAGCCA GTGGTCTGAAGGGTGTCGCCCGTGGAGGTCTGGCTGGTTTAGCTTTGTCTGGTGCCTACGCAGTCTACAACAACTGGGACCACCTCACCGGCGCCTCCTCATCCTCCAGGCTGTACTAA
- the zgc:112285 gene encoding elastase-1: MAVPGPPLLLFLSLLLPLLLSKASLPAAAYTLTSGRQHKVLHLDWPKDCGMAHFKPNMAERIVSGNEARPHSWPWQVSLQVRPRGSKHYIHVCGGTLIHKNWVLTAAHCFQKGKAEDAGSWRIVLGKHQLKRSETAERIFPVKRIYRHENFRYPMNSELDYDIALVKAGTDISPSNFIRYACLPRKQTSLKPGHYCWVTGWGDTRGGKENVSLAEALNQARLPIIDFKTCRQKKFWGDRVRDSMICAGFRDTEDPPAACQGDSGGPLLCQLGQDRWEVHGVVSFGPIGCTVENKPSVFTRTAAYIPWIEATRIRDFFLH, from the exons ATGGCTGTTCCAGgacctcctctgctcctctttctgtctctgctgctgccgctgctgttGAGCAAGGCATCCCTGCCCGCAGCTGCATACACACTCACCTCCGGACGACAGCACAAAGTCCTCCATCTGG ACTGGCCTAAGGATTGTGGCATGGCCCACTTCAAGCCCAACATGGCTGAGAGGATTGTGTCTGGGAACGAGGCCAGACCTCACTCGTGGCCCTGGCAGGTCTCTCTGCAG GTTCGTCCCAGGGGAAGTAAACATTACATTCATGTCTGTGGAGGAACTCTCATCCACAAGAACTGGGTCCTtactgctgctcactgcttcCAAAA AGGTAAAGCTGAGGATGCTGGGAGCTGGAGGATCGTCCTGGGGAAGCATCAGCTGAAGCGCTCGGAGACCGCTGAGAGGATTTTCCCGGTGAAGAGGATCTACCGCCACGAGAACTTCCGTTACCCCATGAACAGCGAACTGGATTACGACATCGCTCTGGTGAAGGCCGGCACAGACATCTCCCCCTCAAACTTCATCCGCTACGCCTGCCTGCCGCGCAAGCAGACCAGCCTCAAGCCGGGACACTACTGCTGGGTCACAGGCTGGGGAGACACCCGGG GTGGGAAGGAGAACGTGTCTCTGGCAGAAGCCTTGAATCAAGCCCGTCTGCCCATCATTGACTTCAAGACATGTCGACAGAAGAAGTTCTGGGGCGACCGCGTCCGAGACTCCATGATCTGCGCTGGGTTCAGAGACACCGAGGATCCCCCCGCTGCATGCCAG gGTGACTCTGGTGGTCCTCTGCTGTGCCAGCTGGGGCAGGACCGCTGGGAAGTGCACGGCGTGGTGAGCTTCGGCCCCATCGGCTGCACTGTGGAGAACAAACCCAGCGTGTTCACCCGCACCGCCGCCTACATCCCCTGGATCGAGGCAACGCGCATCAGGGACTTCTTCCTGCACTAA